From Macadamia integrifolia cultivar HAES 741 unplaced genomic scaffold, SCU_Mint_v3 scaffold1915, whole genome shotgun sequence, a single genomic window includes:
- the LOC122065185 gene encoding RNA-binding protein 24-B-like isoform X3 has product MSHQRQLHMVGGNNAGQFGDTTYTKIFVGGLAWETQRETMKHYFEQFGEIQEAVVITDKNTGRSKGYGFVTFKDPDAAMRACLDPSPIIDGRRANCNLASLGALRNRPPTPQYAGNARFRPAAPGSAAAPAHHGSSSTYSGYSQETMYPMNYYSVYGGQQFSPYYTTTASAAPGVIHNFYPFYAQYVQSNQAQGFGPHQYHHPQMLQYPYVPQHLGGSPGILSLPTTPIASATTTTGVTTTGTTGVTGTESSTSQARVAETNIEQNSSA; this is encoded by the exons ATGTCTCATCAAAGACAACTCCATATGGTGGGAGGAAACAATGCTGGGCAATTTGGAGATACAACGTATACCAAGATCTTTGTGGGAGGTTTGGCTTGGGAGACTCAGAGAGAAACGATGAAGCATTACTTTGAGCAGTTTGGGGAGATCCAAGAAGCAGTGGTGATCACCGATAAGAACACAGGAAGATCAAAGGGATACGGCTTC GTCACGTTTAAGGATCCAGATGCCGCAATGCGAGCTTGTCTGGATCCATCTCCTATCATCGATGGAAGGAGGGCTAACTGCAACCTCGCATCACTTGGTGCCCTTCGCAATCGACCACCCACTCCTCAATATG CAGGTAATGCGAGGTTCAGACCTGCTGCACCCGGATCGGCCGCTGCACCCGCTCATCATGGCTCTTCTTCCAC gTATTCTGGATATTCGCAAGAAACTATGTATCCCATG AACTATTACAGTGTGTATGGAGGACAACAGTTTTCTCCTTATTACACCACTACAGCGTCCGCAGCTCCTGGGGTTATCCATAATTTCTATCCATTCTACGCCCAATACGTACAGAGCAACCAAGCGCAGGGTTTTGGGCCTCATCAGTATCATCATCCCCAGATGCTACAGTACCCATATGTTCCTCAACACTTGGGTGGTTCGCCGGGGATCCTATCGCTCCCTACTACTCCAATTGCCTCTGCAACCACTACCACTG GTGTGACGACAACAGGGACGACGGGTGTGACTGGAACGGAGTCTAGTACATCGCAAGCACGAGTTGCAGAGACCAATATCGAACAGAATTCATCAGCTTAA
- the LOC122065185 gene encoding RNA-binding protein 24-like isoform X2: MSHQRQLHMVGGNNAGQFGDTTYTKIFVGGLAWETQRETMKHYFEQFGEIQEAVVITDKNTGRSKGYGFVTFKDPDAAMRACLDPSPIIDGRRANCNLASLGALRNRPPTPQYGNARFRPAAPGSAAAPAHHGSSSTYIHQPTAQYTFPYSAYGYSGYSQETMYPMNYYSVYGGQQFSPYYTTTASAAPGVIHNFYPFYAQYVQSNQAQGFGPHQYHHPQMLQYPYVPQHLGGSPGILSLPTTPIASATTTTGVTTTGTTGVTGTESSTSQARVAETNIEQNSSA, encoded by the exons ATGTCTCATCAAAGACAACTCCATATGGTGGGAGGAAACAATGCTGGGCAATTTGGAGATACAACGTATACCAAGATCTTTGTGGGAGGTTTGGCTTGGGAGACTCAGAGAGAAACGATGAAGCATTACTTTGAGCAGTTTGGGGAGATCCAAGAAGCAGTGGTGATCACCGATAAGAACACAGGAAGATCAAAGGGATACGGCTTC GTCACGTTTAAGGATCCAGATGCCGCAATGCGAGCTTGTCTGGATCCATCTCCTATCATCGATGGAAGGAGGGCTAACTGCAACCTCGCATCACTTGGTGCCCTTCGCAATCGACCACCCACTCCTCAATATG GTAATGCGAGGTTCAGACCTGCTGCACCCGGATCGGCCGCTGCACCCGCTCATCATGGCTCTTCTTCCACGTATATCCATCAACCCACCGCTCAATACACATTTCCTTATTCTGCTTATGG gTATTCTGGATATTCGCAAGAAACTATGTATCCCATG AACTATTACAGTGTGTATGGAGGACAACAGTTTTCTCCTTATTACACCACTACAGCGTCCGCAGCTCCTGGGGTTATCCATAATTTCTATCCATTCTACGCCCAATACGTACAGAGCAACCAAGCGCAGGGTTTTGGGCCTCATCAGTATCATCATCCCCAGATGCTACAGTACCCATATGTTCCTCAACACTTGGGTGGTTCGCCGGGGATCCTATCGCTCCCTACTACTCCAATTGCCTCTGCAACCACTACCACTG GTGTGACGACAACAGGGACGACGGGTGTGACTGGAACGGAGTCTAGTACATCGCAAGCACGAGTTGCAGAGACCAATATCGAACAGAATTCATCAGCTTAA
- the LOC122065185 gene encoding RNA-binding protein 24-like isoform X1: MSHQRQLHMVGGNNAGQFGDTTYTKIFVGGLAWETQRETMKHYFEQFGEIQEAVVITDKNTGRSKGYGFVTFKDPDAAMRACLDPSPIIDGRRANCNLASLGALRNRPPTPQYAGNARFRPAAPGSAAAPAHHGSSSTYIHQPTAQYTFPYSAYGYSGYSQETMYPMNYYSVYGGQQFSPYYTTTASAAPGVIHNFYPFYAQYVQSNQAQGFGPHQYHHPQMLQYPYVPQHLGGSPGILSLPTTPIASATTTTGVTTTGTTGVTGTESSTSQARVAETNIEQNSSA, encoded by the exons ATGTCTCATCAAAGACAACTCCATATGGTGGGAGGAAACAATGCTGGGCAATTTGGAGATACAACGTATACCAAGATCTTTGTGGGAGGTTTGGCTTGGGAGACTCAGAGAGAAACGATGAAGCATTACTTTGAGCAGTTTGGGGAGATCCAAGAAGCAGTGGTGATCACCGATAAGAACACAGGAAGATCAAAGGGATACGGCTTC GTCACGTTTAAGGATCCAGATGCCGCAATGCGAGCTTGTCTGGATCCATCTCCTATCATCGATGGAAGGAGGGCTAACTGCAACCTCGCATCACTTGGTGCCCTTCGCAATCGACCACCCACTCCTCAATATG CAGGTAATGCGAGGTTCAGACCTGCTGCACCCGGATCGGCCGCTGCACCCGCTCATCATGGCTCTTCTTCCACGTATATCCATCAACCCACCGCTCAATACACATTTCCTTATTCTGCTTATGG gTATTCTGGATATTCGCAAGAAACTATGTATCCCATG AACTATTACAGTGTGTATGGAGGACAACAGTTTTCTCCTTATTACACCACTACAGCGTCCGCAGCTCCTGGGGTTATCCATAATTTCTATCCATTCTACGCCCAATACGTACAGAGCAACCAAGCGCAGGGTTTTGGGCCTCATCAGTATCATCATCCCCAGATGCTACAGTACCCATATGTTCCTCAACACTTGGGTGGTTCGCCGGGGATCCTATCGCTCCCTACTACTCCAATTGCCTCTGCAACCACTACCACTG GTGTGACGACAACAGGGACGACGGGTGTGACTGGAACGGAGTCTAGTACATCGCAAGCACGAGTTGCAGAGACCAATATCGAACAGAATTCATCAGCTTAA
- the LOC122065185 gene encoding RNA-binding protein 24-B-like isoform X4 gives MSHQRQLHMVGGNNAGQFGDTTYTKIFVGGLAWETQRETMKHYFEQFGEIQEAVVITDKNTGRSKGYGFVTFKDPDAAMRACLDPSPIIDGRRANCNLASLGALRNRPPTPQYGNARFRPAAPGSAAAPAHHGSSSTYSGYSQETMYPMNYYSVYGGQQFSPYYTTTASAAPGVIHNFYPFYAQYVQSNQAQGFGPHQYHHPQMLQYPYVPQHLGGSPGILSLPTTPIASATTTTGVTTTGTTGVTGTESSTSQARVAETNIEQNSSA, from the exons ATGTCTCATCAAAGACAACTCCATATGGTGGGAGGAAACAATGCTGGGCAATTTGGAGATACAACGTATACCAAGATCTTTGTGGGAGGTTTGGCTTGGGAGACTCAGAGAGAAACGATGAAGCATTACTTTGAGCAGTTTGGGGAGATCCAAGAAGCAGTGGTGATCACCGATAAGAACACAGGAAGATCAAAGGGATACGGCTTC GTCACGTTTAAGGATCCAGATGCCGCAATGCGAGCTTGTCTGGATCCATCTCCTATCATCGATGGAAGGAGGGCTAACTGCAACCTCGCATCACTTGGTGCCCTTCGCAATCGACCACCCACTCCTCAATATG GTAATGCGAGGTTCAGACCTGCTGCACCCGGATCGGCCGCTGCACCCGCTCATCATGGCTCTTCTTCCAC gTATTCTGGATATTCGCAAGAAACTATGTATCCCATG AACTATTACAGTGTGTATGGAGGACAACAGTTTTCTCCTTATTACACCACTACAGCGTCCGCAGCTCCTGGGGTTATCCATAATTTCTATCCATTCTACGCCCAATACGTACAGAGCAACCAAGCGCAGGGTTTTGGGCCTCATCAGTATCATCATCCCCAGATGCTACAGTACCCATATGTTCCTCAACACTTGGGTGGTTCGCCGGGGATCCTATCGCTCCCTACTACTCCAATTGCCTCTGCAACCACTACCACTG GTGTGACGACAACAGGGACGACGGGTGTGACTGGAACGGAGTCTAGTACATCGCAAGCACGAGTTGCAGAGACCAATATCGAACAGAATTCATCAGCTTAA